GTCATTATAGAGAGCCCCGGCATCGTAGAGGTTGTATATGTTCAGGCGCACCAAACCGTCCAGCATGGCGAAAATCAGCATCGCGGTTTTGCGCGAAGCCCCCGGGCGGATGGAGCCGTCCTTCTGACCGGTGAGAATCGCCTCCTCGAATATGTCCAGCAGGCACTCGTAGATGGCGGTCAGGTTGTCGCGGCAGCGGGGGTTGGTGCGGGCCAGTTCGTAGGGGTAGTGGCGGTAGAGGATCAGAAAGCGGTCCTCCATCTGGCCCACCTGGTGAAGGTAAAAGGCGACGGCACCCGCCATCATCTCCAGCCCGTTGCGGAATTCACGCGCCTTCCGGTAGGCGCTGAACTCGGCGGTGATGTCCTCCTTGACCTTCTCCAGAATCGAGAGAAAAATCCCCTCCTTGGTCTTGAAATGGTAGAAAATGGTGCC
The genomic region above belongs to Desulfobacteraceae bacterium and contains:
- a CDS encoding TetR/AcrR family transcriptional regulator, which translates into the protein MTKKDDILEAANLLFARKGFKDTSMAEVSKLTGAAEGTIFYHFKTKEGIFLSILEKVKEDITAEFSAYRKAREFRNGLEMMAGAVAFYLHQVGQMEDRFLILYRHYPYELARTNPRCRDNLTAIYECLLDIFEEAILTGQKDGSIRPGASRKTAMLIFAMLDGLVRLNIYNLYDAGALYNDLQAACHRILRNP